Sequence from the Rhodospirillaceae bacterium genome:
AAATCGTAATATTAGAGAATCACGTTTACAGTCCGAGCCCCTATTGGTAAGTTCCGCCGCGTCGCGGTGTTGTCATTAAATTTGGGACGATAAAGAGACCTTCAAAAATGAAGATTTTAACTTGTAATAGTAATCGTCCCATGGCCGAGGCGATTTCCGCATATCTCAACCTTCCTTTGACAAAAGCCAGTGTTCGTAGGTTTTCTGACATGGAAGTGTTTGTTGAAATTCAAGAAAATGTTCGAGGCCAGGATGTATTTGTCATTCAGTCCACGTCCTATCCTGCCAACGATAACCTGATGGAACTGCTGGTGTGCCTTGATGCGCTCAGGCGCGGATCGGCCCGGCGTGTCACAGCTGTCGTGCCTTATTTTGGATATGCGCGTCAGGACCGGAAGTCTGGGCCTAGAACGCCGATCTCAGCCAAGTTGGTAGCCAACCTGATTACGGAGGCTGGTGCTGACCGGGTCCTAACCATGGACCTGCACGCGGGCCAAATTCAGGGCTTTTTCGATATTCCCGTGGATAATTTATATGGGTCGTTGGTTTTTATTGAAGACATTAAACAGCGCTTCGACGGTGAAAACCTTGTGATTGTTTCGCCGGACGTTGGCGGTGTTGTTCGGGCGCGGGCCTTTGCCAAGCCTTTGAACGCCGAGCTGGCAATCATTGATAAGCGACGCGAACGCGCCGGGGTCTCCGAAGTCATGAACATCATTGGTGACGTTAAAGACCGGACCTGTATCCTGGTTGACGATATTGTCGATTCGGCAGGAACGCTGTGTAATGCTGCGGCCGCGCTGATGGACGCAGGAGCCACATCCGTGTCGGCCTATGCGACCCACGGGGTGTTATCTGGTGGGGCCGTTGCACGGGTATCATCGTCGCCGATGAAGCAACTCATTATCACCGATACGATCCAAGCGACCGAAGCGGTTCGGATATCTCAGAATGTCGAACAGTTGACCGTGGCGCCGCTGATGGCCGAATCGCTGAGAAGAATTAGCGAAGAATCTTCCATTTCCAATTTATTTGAACTATAACCTCCAGCTTCTGCGTCAATTTGGCGCTGAAATTGAGTAAAGACGACCAGCCGGCACCCCTGGAGGCCGGTATTTTTGAAATGAGAATTAGGAGTAAAATCGATGGTTCAAGCATCAACAATGGCCGCCGAAGTGCGTGACCGGGCCGGTAAGGGGGCAGCCCGTGCAACACGTCGTGCAGGTCGCGTTCCTGCCGTAATCTACGGTAATAAAGAAGACCCCAAAATGATCTCAGTGGATCCAATTGAATTGACTCAGCAACTTCACGTTCGAGGCTTCTTTGCCCGGGTCTGCGAAGTCAATTTGGACGGAGAGATACATAGGGTTCTACCCCGTGACATCCAATTGGATCCAGTGACAGACCGTCCCTTGCATGTGGATTTTATGCGTTTCAGCGCGACCACCCGGGTGGCTGTTGAAATTCGGGTTCAAATTAATAATGAGGAAGACTGCCCCGGCCTCCGGGCGGGTGGCGTCATTAATATTGTTCGTCACACGATCGAAGCATTGTGTCGGCCTGACGATATTCCTGATTTTCTGACGGTTGATCTAGCGGGCCTCGAAATTGGCGATGGTGTGCATATCAGTTCGGTTGACTTGCCGGATGGCGTAACGCCCACCATTACCGACCGTGACTTCACCATTCTTACCATTGCGGCACCGACGATCCTTGTGATCGAGGAAGACGAAGCCGAAGAAGGCGAGGAAGGCGAGGAAGGCGAAGAAGGCGAAGAGGGCGAAGAGGGTGCAACCGAGGGCGAAGAAACTTCGGACGACAAGGAATAAAGCCTGATCCCAAGTTTGTGGCCCCAAGTTTGTGGCCCCAAGTTTGGACTCTTGCGGGAGACCGTTCGTCATGTTGCTTATTGTCGGCCTGGGAAATCCCGGAAGCCAGTATTCCAAGAACAGGCACAACATCGGATTCATGGCGGTGGACGAAATTGTCCGCCGCCATGGCTTTGGTGCTTTCCGGGCCAAGTTCCAAGGCGAATTGGCAGAAGGCAAGGTCGGCACACAGAAAGTCTTGGCCCTAAAACCCATGACCTTCATGAACGAATCCGGTCGTTCTGTCGCTCAAGCGGTTAAATTCTATAAAATTGCCCCTGAAGACGTCATTGTCCTGCACGATGAACTTGATTTAGCGGCGGGAAAACTTCGCGTTAAATCGGGTGGGGGGCACGGCGGGCACAACGGCTTGCGCAGTATCCACGCTCAAATAGGACCCGACTATCGACGCATTCGATTGGGCATCGGCCATCCTGGTGATAAATCTAAGGTGACAGGCCATGTGCTCAAAGACTTCGCCAAGGCAGATGGGGAATGGTTGGAACCGGAATTAGAGGCAATTGCAGATCATTTCGATACCGTAATTAATGGCAAAGACGCTAATTTTATGACGGAGGTTGCGCGGGTGATGAAACCTCAGACCCATAAACCAGCCCCCGATAAAAAGGAAGACGACTAATGGGTTTTAACTGTGGGATCGTCGGATTGCCGAACGTTGGTAAATCGACACTATTTAATGCGCTCACGGCAACAGCCGCAGCAGAAGCCCAGAACTTTCCTTTTTGTACGATCGAGCCCAACACAGGCCGGGTCGGCATACCGGATTCCAGGCTCGATACCATCGCTGCGATTGCCAACCCGAAGAAGGTCGTGCCGACGCAGTTGGAATTCGTTGATATCGCGGGTTTGGTGCGCGGTGCATCTAAGGGGGAGGGCCTGGGCAATCAATTCCTTGCCAACATCCGCGAAGTCGATGCGGTCCTGCAAGTCGTCCGCTGTTTTGAAGACGAAAACATTACCCATGTCGATGGCAGCATCGATCCACTGCGGGACGCGGAAACCATCGAAACAGAGCTTATGCTGGCTGACCTGGAAAGCCTGGAAAAGCGCGTGACGCCGCTGACTAAAAAGTCACGTGGCAACGACAAAGATGCGATCCAGCAACTGGCCTTGGTCGAACGCGCGTTAGAGCTTCTTCAAGAGGGCAAGCCTGCTCGCATGCTGGACGTCTCCAATGAAGATGCAAAAGCTTTCAAGGGACTGCAATTACTGACGTCAAAACCCATTTTATATGTCTGCAATGTGGAGGAAGACTCAGCAGCCACTGGCAACGAGCTAACAAAAAAAGTCGCCGCCATGGCAGCCGATCAAGGTGCCGAAACCGTGGTCATTTCAGCCCGCATCGAAGAAGAAGTGGCACAATTGGATGATGCCGACGAAAAGGCAGAGTTCTTGGAAACGCTGGGATTGGAAGAAACCGGGCTCGCCCAGGTTATCCGCGCCGGCTACAGCCTTTTAGGCCTGATCACCTTCTTTACCGCAGGCCCCCAGGAAGTCCGCGCCTGGACCATAACCGACGGTGAAAAGGCCCCGCAAGCGGCCGGCACCATCCACGGTGATTTTGAACGCGGCTTTATCTGTGCCGAAACCATCGCCTATGACGACTTCGTCACCCTGGGTGGCGAACAAGCCTCAAAAGACGCCGGAAAAATGCGCCAAGAAGGCCGTGACTATACGGTTCATGACGGTGATCTGATGCTGTTCAGGTTTAATGTTTAAAATAAACTCCAACCTGATTTGGATTTAGCGAATGAAATGGACCGTAAAATTTTGCGTGCGTTCGCAACATTTCTATCAAAATGATAAAGTTTACTCCCCACATAAAGCGCCATATAAAATTCTTCATCCTTGATCGCAAGAACACCAATTCCCAACATTTCCAGCCCCTCTTTTAATGAGTATGAAAATTTGAGATCGTAACCTGGGACCGCTCCGAACGTGGCAGGCTTAAAGGATGTCACCTTCACTTTTTCGGCTTTAGTGCGTACTAAGCTGGCTTCAAATAATTCTTTTAGCTCAATGGGGTTCATATTCTTGAAATAGCGGGGGATTTTTTCATCTGATCCCGATGGCAATCCATGAAATATTGGCCGCCCTTCTTCTAGTCCGCCAGCGAAATACATTTGTTGGAGGCGGGTTCCATCAAGTGTCCAAATCTCATACTTCCCAGTTTTTAAGCGGCTCCACGCGATGTCGGAATTTACGGATATTCCCCCTTCGACACTCACGTTTCCCGCAGGTACA
This genomic interval carries:
- a CDS encoding ribose-phosphate pyrophosphokinase, whose protein sequence is MKILTCNSNRPMAEAISAYLNLPLTKASVRRFSDMEVFVEIQENVRGQDVFVIQSTSYPANDNLMELLVCLDALRRGSARRVTAVVPYFGYARQDRKSGPRTPISAKLVANLITEAGADRVLTMDLHAGQIQGFFDIPVDNLYGSLVFIEDIKQRFDGENLVIVSPDVGGVVRARAFAKPLNAELAIIDKRRERAGVSEVMNIIGDVKDRTCILVDDIVDSAGTLCNAAAALMDAGATSVSAYATHGVLSGGAVARVSSSPMKQLIITDTIQATEAVRISQNVEQLTVAPLMAESLRRISEESSISNLFEL
- a CDS encoding 50S ribosomal protein L25/general stress protein Ctc; translated protein: MVQASTMAAEVRDRAGKGAARATRRAGRVPAVIYGNKEDPKMISVDPIELTQQLHVRGFFARVCEVNLDGEIHRVLPRDIQLDPVTDRPLHVDFMRFSATTRVAVEIRVQINNEEDCPGLRAGGVINIVRHTIEALCRPDDIPDFLTVDLAGLEIGDGVHISSVDLPDGVTPTITDRDFTILTIAAPTILVIEEDEAEEGEEGEEGEEGEEGEEGATEGEETSDDKE
- a CDS encoding aminoacyl-tRNA hydrolase; this translates as MLLIVGLGNPGSQYSKNRHNIGFMAVDEIVRRHGFGAFRAKFQGELAEGKVGTQKVLALKPMTFMNESGRSVAQAVKFYKIAPEDVIVLHDELDLAAGKLRVKSGGGHGGHNGLRSIHAQIGPDYRRIRLGIGHPGDKSKVTGHVLKDFAKADGEWLEPELEAIADHFDTVINGKDANFMTEVARVMKPQTHKPAPDKKEDD
- the ychF gene encoding redox-regulated ATPase YchF; translated protein: MGFNCGIVGLPNVGKSTLFNALTATAAAEAQNFPFCTIEPNTGRVGIPDSRLDTIAAIANPKKVVPTQLEFVDIAGLVRGASKGEGLGNQFLANIREVDAVLQVVRCFEDENITHVDGSIDPLRDAETIETELMLADLESLEKRVTPLTKKSRGNDKDAIQQLALVERALELLQEGKPARMLDVSNEDAKAFKGLQLLTSKPILYVCNVEEDSAATGNELTKKVAAMAADQGAETVVISARIEEEVAQLDDADEKAEFLETLGLEETGLAQVIRAGYSLLGLITFFTAGPQEVRAWTITDGEKAPQAAGTIHGDFERGFICAETIAYDDFVTLGGEQASKDAGKMRQEGRDYTVHDGDLMLFRFNV